In a genomic window of Sphingomonas koreensis:
- the maiA gene encoding maleylacetoacetate isomerase: MSAMRLHGYFRSTASYRVRIALNLKGMGYEPVSHHLRKGEQRAPGYLAVNPQGLVPALELGDGAVLTQSLAICEYLDEIAPDPALLPADPVARAHVRAFAQAIACDIHPVQNLKVLDRLRGLGLDEDAVNGWARATIEDGLDAWDRLIAEHAGAFCFGDAVTLADICLVPQLVNARRFGADLRWPRLLAIEAACLALPAFSDAAPERQADAE; the protein is encoded by the coding sequence ATGAGCGCGATGCGCCTGCACGGATATTTCCGCTCCACCGCATCCTACCGGGTGCGGATCGCGCTCAATCTGAAGGGGATGGGCTATGAACCCGTGTCCCATCACCTGCGCAAGGGCGAGCAGCGGGCGCCCGGGTATCTGGCGGTCAACCCGCAGGGGCTGGTGCCGGCGCTCGAGCTTGGCGACGGCGCGGTGCTCACCCAGTCGCTCGCGATCTGCGAGTATCTCGACGAGATCGCGCCCGACCCTGCGCTTCTGCCCGCCGATCCGGTGGCGCGGGCCCATGTCCGGGCCTTCGCGCAGGCGATCGCGTGCGACATCCATCCGGTCCAGAACCTGAAGGTCCTCGACCGGCTGCGCGGCCTTGGGTTGGACGAGGATGCGGTCAATGGCTGGGCGCGGGCGACGATCGAGGACGGGCTGGATGCCTGGGACCGGCTGATCGCCGAACATGCGGGGGCCTTCTGCTTTGGCGACGCCGTGACGCTCGCCGACATCTGCCTGGTGCCCCAGCTGGTCAATGCGCGCCGCTTCGGTGCCGATCTGCGCTGGCCCCGGCTGCTGGCGATCGAAGCGGCCTGCCTGGCGCTTCCCGCCTTTTCCGATGCCGCGCCCGAGCGGCAGGCGGATGCCGAGTGA
- a CDS encoding fumarylacetoacetate hydrolase family protein produces the protein MRVSDLFQPQPPVYAATSDGNRFPVRRLFCIGRNYAAHAREMGRDPDREPPFFFTKWAETVVPGGTTIAYPPETANFHYEAELVVAIGRGGRNIPAADAAAHIYGFATGLDMTRRDLQLVAREQGRPWDTGKNVEQSSPLGLIHPIAETGPLTGGAIRLTVNGTVKQDADLADLIWPVDEVIAYVSRFYRLEPGDLIYTGTPAGVGAVVEGDRIVVTIDGLTPCEILIGPAAAA, from the coding sequence ATGCGCGTGAGCGACCTGTTTCAGCCCCAGCCGCCGGTCTATGCCGCGACCAGCGACGGCAACCGTTTCCCGGTGCGCCGGCTGTTCTGCATCGGCCGCAACTATGCCGCACATGCACGCGAGATGGGCCGCGATCCCGACCGTGAGCCGCCCTTCTTCTTCACCAAATGGGCGGAGACCGTAGTGCCCGGCGGGACGACGATCGCCTATCCGCCCGAGACCGCCAACTTCCACTATGAGGCCGAGCTGGTGGTCGCGATCGGCAGGGGCGGGCGCAACATTCCGGCGGCCGATGCGGCGGCGCACATCTATGGCTTCGCGACCGGGCTCGACATGACCCGCCGCGACCTCCAGCTCGTCGCGCGCGAGCAGGGGCGGCCATGGGATACCGGCAAGAATGTCGAGCAATCCTCGCCGCTCGGGCTGATCCACCCGATCGCCGAAACCGGGCCGCTGACGGGTGGCGCGATCCGCCTGACGGTCAACGGCACGGTGAAGCAGGACGCGGACCTGGCCGATCTGATCTGGCCGGTCGACGAGGTGATCGCCTATGTCTCGCGCTTCTACCGGCTGGAGCCGGGCGACCTCATCTATACCGGCACGCCAGCGGGAGTCGGCGCGGTGGTCGAAGGCGACCGGATCGTCGTGACGATCGACGGCCTGACGCCGTGCGAGATCCTGATCGGCCCGGCCGCCGCGGCATGA